The segment TTATTGATCGGCAACATCAGGAACTTTTCACCAATACCCCAGGTATCAGGCAACGTAGTAATGAATGATGAATCGATCATGTACCAGTTCTCACGGTCGTTCTGTGTTTTCTGTGCAAGCACAGAATAGATATGCGCCATGCTCTCTCCCACTGTAAAACTTCCGAACTCTGTATAAATATTTGGCATTGGTACACCGGCTTTCTTACAGGTCTTTTTGATTGTGGCTACAATTTCGTTGATCATGAATTGATAGTCGTACTCAAAACCAAGCGAGTGCTTAATCGGAAATCCGCCGCCGATATTGATTGAATCTAACTCAGGGCAGATCTTCTTCAACTGGCAATACAGGTTCACCACTTTATTCAACTCACTCCAGTAATAAATATCATCTTTAATTCCTTTGTTCAAAAAGATGTGCAGCATCTTCAACTGGAAACGGTCTTCATTTCCTTCGATCTTATCAACATAAAACTCGAGAATATCTCTTGCACGAATGCCAAGACGAGACGTATAGAAAGGAAAGTTCGGTTCTTCTTCTGCAGCTACACGAATACCTACTTTAAAAGGCACTTTCACTGTTTTCTTATACTGCTGTAATTCTTCCTTGTTATCCAGAATAGGTGTAACGTTTTTGAAACCGGTATTCAGCAATTTGGCGATACGTGTGATATAACTCTTTTGTTTATATCCGTTACAAATGATCTGTATATCCTTCGTGATCTTTTTCTTTTGATATAGCTTGTTGATGATTTCAATATCGTAAGCAAACGAAGTTTCAAGATGCACTTCATTTTTTAATGTTTCTTCCACTACAAAAGAGAAGTGACTGCTCTTGGTACAATAGCAATAAAAATATTTGCCTTCGTACCTGTGCTTTTTAAAAGCGGTATCGAACATCTTCTTCGCCTTTTTGATCTGCATACCGATCTTTGGCAGATAAGTCAGCTTCATGGGCGTACCATACTTATCGATCAGGGCCTTGAGATCAAGATGGTTAAACTGCAGGTAACCGTTTTGTAAATGAAAATCTTCTTGCGGGAAGTTAAATGTTTGATGCACCAGGTCGGTGTACGTTTGGTTGGTCAGTTGATAACTACGTGGGTCGTTTGTCACCTTTAAAATTTTGCACAAACTTATTGTAAAAATAAATGCTGGGGGATGAAGATTTTTGAGAGCTACGAAGACAAGGAGAAGAAGCCCTCAGTTATGAGCCGTTATTAGCTGGCGAAAACAAAAAGCCCCAACATTTCTGTCGGGGCTTCGTATAAATCAGTTGATGATTATTTTACTGATGCAACCAGTTGCTTAAAGCTTTCCGGTTCGTTCATCGCTAAGTCAGCAAGGATCTTACGGTCAAGATCAATGTTTTTTGCTTTCAGCTTGTTGATGAATACAGAGTAAGTCAATCCTTCTTCTCTTACTGCTGCGTTGATACGTGCGATCCAAAGTGCACGGTATTCACGCTTCTTGAGTTTACGACCAACATAACTGTAGGTCATACCTTTTTCAACTACGTTTTTGGCAACGGTATAAACGTTTTTACGTTTGCCATAAAAGCCTTTGGCTTGTTTGAGAATTCTTTTGCGGCGCTGCTTCGATGCAACTGCGTTTACTGAACGGGGCATATCTTAATGTTTTTAAATTATAAATTAGTGTTTACAGCTGCATCTTATTTAAGACGCAATAAACGTTTTACAAAATGTACATGAGATTGTGCTACTTCTCCGTCCATACGCATGTTACGCTTACGTTTCTTTGATTTCTTTGTGAGGATGTGACGTTTGAAACTCTTCTGATGCATGATCTTACCGGTGCCGGTTACTTTAAACCTTTTTTTGGCACTTGAGTTCGTTTTTACCTTTGGCATTTGAATGCTCTTTAAGAATGATACCCTGCTGGCGGCTCTGCACAGGCAGAACACTTAGGGGGCCGTTTGGGCAATACCGGCTGTTTTCAGCCTCCCGATTTGGGAGCGCAAATGTAGGAAATAACTGCTTAAAAGAAGGGATTGGGGGTAGTTTTTTTGTGGTTGCTCGCAAAGAACGCAAAGTTGCAAAGACGCAAAGGCAGCTTGTTCCTTGTCCCTTGTGCCTTGTTCCTTTCTTCTTGTGCCTTATTACTCAATGAAAAAACCGCCTATTTCGAAGGCGGTTTCTGCTATTATTCAGCGTTTTCTTTCTTTTTCTTCGCCGTTCTTGGCGCAATGATCATCAGCATCCGCTTTCCTTCCAGTTTTGGAAATCCTTCAACCTGGCCCGCATCTTTCAGGCGCTCTGCAAATTTCAGCAGCACCAGCTCTCCTCTTTCCTTAAACTGGATGGCACGACCCTTAAATTGTACATAAGCCTTCACCTTATTGCCTTCTTTGAGGAAGTTTTCGGCGTGCTTTGCTTTAAAATCAAAGTCGTGGTCGTCCGTATTTGGTGTAAAACGAATTTCTTTCAGTTCAGCCGACTTACTCTTCGACTTCATTTCCTTTTCCTTCTTCTTCTTCTCGTAAAGGAATTTATTGTAGTCGATTGCTTTACAAACAGGCGGAACCGCCTGCGGAGAGATCTCCACCAGGTCTAAACCTAAGTCTTGTGCAATTTGTAATGCTTTCTGAGTTGGGTAAACGCCCACCTCAATATTATCACCAACCAGGCGTACTTCCGGTACACGGATCATGTGGTTGATGCGATGTTCTGGCTCTTTACGGGGAATAAAACGTCCCCTCGGAGGTCTTTGTGGAAATGCCATATTAATTCTGCTTCCATACCCCTTTCAGGAAGCAACTGTTCATTTGTGTTTATAATTCTCTTCAGGGGCAGAAGAGAAATAAAATTATTCTGATTTTCTTTCTTTGATCTCAAGTGTGGCAGCAGCAATAAATTCATCTGCATCAAACACACCTGCATCACCTTTACCTTGTTTACGAACCGCTACTTTTCCTTCGTTCACCTCTTTCTCACCCACCACCAGCATATAAGGAACTCTTGCCAGCTCGGTATCCCTGATCTTCTTTCCTATTTTTTCGCTGCGGTCGTCAATCTCAGCACGAATATCTGCTTTTTTCAGTTTATTCAACAGGGTTTTTGCATAATCCATGAACTTATCACTGATCGGCAGAATTTTCACCTGCAAAGGTGCCAGCCATAACGGGAATTTGCCCGCATAATGCTCCAGCAAAAAGCCAATGAAACGTTCGTGGGTACCAAGCGGTGCACGGTGAATGATCAATGGCACTTCCGGTTGGTTGCTTTGATTGGTGAACGACAGTTTGAATTTGTTACCGCTGTTGAAATCGACCTGGTTGGTGGCCAATGTAAACTCACGGCCAATAATGCTCCAGATCTGTACATCGATCTTCGGTCCATAGAATGCCGCTTCATCCTGCACTTCAATGAAGGGAATATTTGATTCGATGAGCACTCTGCGTACCATCGCTTCTGTTTCCTGCCACAGTTCGGGTTCGTTCACATATTTCTGACCCAGCTTAGCAGGATCATGCAAACTCAGACGCATCACATATTTATCTACGCCAAATATCTTGAAATACTTCAGGTACATATCATTCACCGCACGGAACTCATCGGCAAACTGATCACGGTTGCAATAGATATGCGCATCGTTCATGTGCAAACAACGTACACGCATCAAACCAAACAACTCCCCACTCTGCTCATAACGGTAACAGGTACCGTATTCGGCAATGCGGTACGGAAGATCTTTATAGCTCTTTGGCTCAGCATCAAATATTTTATGATGATGCGGACAGTTCATCGCCTTGAGATAATATTTCTCGCCATCCATTTCCATTGGAGGAAACATACTATCTGCATAATACGGCAAGTGACCACTGGTGAGGTACATGCTTTCTTTTGCGATATGCGGCGTAACCACACGCTTGTAACCTGCTGCTCCTTCGGTTTCTTTTGCCAGTTTTTCCAGCTCTTCGATAATGATGGTTCCGTTGGGCATCCATAAAGGCAAACCCTGACCCACATCATCATCCATGGTGTAGATACCCAGTTCCTTACCCAACTTACGGTGATCCCTTTTCTTTGCTTCTTCCAGCATCGCCAGGTATTCATCCAGTTCTTTTTGTGACGGGAAGGTTACACCATACACACGTGTAAGCTGTTTATTTTTTTCATCGCCTTTCCAATAGGCACCGGCAATAGAAGTTAATTTGATTGCTTTGATAAAACCGGTGTGCGGAATATGTGGCCCACGACACAGATCGGTAAACTCACCTTGAGAATACAAGGTAATACCACCATCTTCAAGGTTCTGCAACAGATCGAGTTTATATTCATCGCCCTTTTCAGAAAAATAAGCAACGGCATCCTGTTTGGAAATTTCTTTGCGCTGGTAAGGACTGTTCTTCTTCGCCAGTTCATTCATCTTCTTTTCCAGTATCCCCAGGTCTTCCTCGTTCATCTTCTTATCGCCTAAGTCCATATCATAATAAAACCCTTTCTCCAAAGCCGGACCTACCCAGAATTTCACACCCGGGAATAAGCTTTCAACAGCTTCCGCCATTAAATGGGCGCTGCTATGCCAAAACGTGTTCTTTCCTTCAGCATCATCCCACGTCAACAGTTTCAAAGAAGAATCGTTGTTAATGGGGCGTGTGAGATCCCACACCTGTCCGTTAACATTTGCGGCCAACACTTTTCTTGCTAATCCTTCGCTGATTGATTTGGCGATGTCGAGGGCTGATGCACCTTGCTCATACTCCCTTACTGCGCCATCGGGAAAACTGATCTTCATGAACTTCGTTTGATTTTTTAGGTGGACAAAGGTAACGAATCATTGCTGAAGGAAAATTAACAAAGCCTTTCGCCTGCCCTTTTTTTTCAAATGTGTAATTTGCGGAAGTATTGAACAGAACTTACATTCAAGAAACACATGAAGAAGATTCTTTTACTGGCTTTCCTATTTTGTTCTGCAAACCTGTTTGCCCAAAAATACAGTGGACAATGGAGCGGCAGCTTTGATGCCAAAGGCGAACCCGGAGGATCACGCACGGAGTATTTCCTGGAACTTGAAGTAAACGGCACAAAAGTAGAAGGAACCTCTACCACCTACTTCATTATTGAAGGCAAACGTTTTTATACCATCTGCGCCATTGAAGGCAATCTCGATCCACGCAGCAAAACCATTACTGCCAAAGAAGTAAAACGTGTAAAGGCGAATACACCCCAATGGTTCAAAGATTGTTTCCAGGTGCACACACTCACTTATTTTAAGAAAGGCGATACTGAAGAACTGGAAGGGAACTGGAAAGGTGCACGTGATGAAGATAAATGCGGCATGGGCACAACGGTGCTTTCACGTAAGCAATTGGTGAAAAACATCATCACTACACCGCCGGCGCAAAATAATAATACCGTACGTACCAATCCGAAGCCTGCTCCGGCACAACAAAAGCCAACAACAAAACCAACCACTCCGCCAAAAGAGAAACCGGAAGTTGTAAAAACACAACCGAAGAAAGAAACGCCTGTTACAACAGGTCCGGCAATTACGAAAGTGGACAATCAAACAGAAACAAAAACAAACGCTGAAGTAAAAGCAAATATTCCTGCACCTAAACTGCCGAATGGTTTAGAGAAACGTGAAAGCAAAGTGTTTGAAACAATACCCATTGAAGAAGAAGAGATCACCGTGAATTTGTATGATAATGCAGAGATCGATGGAGATATTATTACGGTGTTATTCAATGGTGAAGTTGTTGTATCGCAAAAAACACTGAGCGATAAACCCATTGTTGTAAAACTGAAAGCAATACGTGGACGAGATAATACACTCACCATGTATGCAGAAAACCAAGGACGCATACCACCCAACACCGCTATTATGCGTGTGCAAAACGGCGAACAATACCACAAAGTATTTTTAAGTGCCGATGATAAGAAGAATGGCAGCGTGGTGTTTCGGTTTAAGAGTTGATGCGATAATAAAAATAATTCAAGCCACTACTTTTGCAGTGGCTTTTTGTTTTTAGCATAATTATTTATCTATAATACTTTAACAACTCAAGTAAAAAGAAAAGTAAAAAAATAATGCAAGATTTAGAAAAACAACTTGACGAGGGTCTTGACTGGATTATACACCAATTGACAAAAGGGAATACAATAAAGGGGCTTAAAAATAACAAGATATATTTTGAATTTGAACAAGTCAAAGAGTGGAAATTGAAATATGGGTTTCAATTTCAAATTTATTCAAATGACCATTTTATCGATAACAAGCCGCATTTTCATCTTGTAAAAAAAAAGTAGCGATATTGATTGTAGAATATTCTTTGATGGAACTATTTATGATTGTAAAGGAAAAGGGCAGCTAGACCGTAGAGCAAAGGAAGCGATTGACTATTTCTTAGAAAATCCCGAAAATCAAGATATTCTCAAGAAGCTTTGGAATAATAAAAATCCTAATTTACTTGTTTAAATCGAGAAGCATTTTCTTACAAGTTGGTGCCTCCACCAACCGAAATAAATTCACAACTTTTAGTTGGTGAAGGCAGCAACCACTAACCAAAAAGTAGAATAGGAAACAACAATTATGCATCAAAATGAAACAAAAGCAGCCAAAAGAATACTTGTCACGAGTAAGAGCATTCTCCTGATAACAATACCTGTTTCAGCATTAACAATTTTCAGCATTTGGTTTTGGGGACTTGGCGAGCACAGAACATTATTTGAAAATTCTATTTTGTCAACAAGCATTCTATCGATTGCTTTTTTCTTATTCCTGACTATTGGCCTATACAAAGGAATTAAACTAAAAGATGACCTTGGAAAAATTACAGACAAAATAAAAATTGACAATATACCCGACCTATCCGGCATGGAATTGTCAGGTGACATGCTTGACGCTGACGAAGGAATTGCAGGTATTATCTTCGGAATTATTGCCTGGCTTTTGTTTTCGATATTTCTTATAGTTTTTATTTGGTTTTTCAGTGCAATTGTTTGGGCCATGATATTAGCATTTGCTGCTATGCTATACTGGATATTTTTCAGGGCATTACGACTTGTTTTCAAAAATTCAAATAAATGCAAAGGGAAGCTAATGAGCAGTATGCTTTACGGATTGGGTTATACAGTCCTTTACAACTTTTGGATCTATGGCATTATGTTGACAACACATTATTTGATAAAGTGACCGCATGCATGTAAAGTCACCTTTCAGGTGAACAGACATAGTGCCCTCCCCTAACGCCCGTTATCATGTTAATTTTTTCTACTTTTTTAAGATGTAGCGATCTGTTTGTACTTTCGCCAACTGAATGCAGGGAAAAAGCACGAACATAAAATTCACCAACCAACTTTATTTGTCAGTAAAGGCAGCGTTTAAATACTGTCTGTTCCTGCTTTTTGTATTCGCCTTTTCGTTGCAACAGTTTTCTGCATTTGCTTACACACAACTGGCAGCAAACACAACAAAAGAAAACGGTTCCCATCTTCATTCACAACGCATCTTTTCGAACGCACAGCTTTCATATCATCTGCCCTTCCAGCCAAACCCGCTGGAATGGGAAATGGAATTTGTTGAAGAAGATGATGAACACAACAACAGAAAGATCTCCGTTGATGATTACAGGACCCAGTTTAGTAAGACGCATTCATCAGATGAATTAGCATATGCTACCGGTTTAAAAAGCCGTTACCTGCAACTGACATCCTCTGTCAGCAAGCGGCCATCCATTCCTTTTTTTATTCTCTACCATTCCTGGAAGAGCCACCTCTCTTAAATTTTCGGTAACAGCCAAACGTTTGCAGTATATGGATCATTCCATATAGCCATCATTGCATTGGAGCATTCATATATGCTTAATGAATGTTCTGTTTTATTTATTTACCAATCTTAAAACGAAATTTAATGAAGAGGATATTTATTCTCGCCATTGTGGCAACTGTATTTATTTTTTCATCCTGCAAACACAAAACGGAAGAAAAAGAAGCAGAAACAAAATTCTTAGTCACCAGCCCTATTGAACGTGATACGATCGTTTACAAAGAATATGTTGGTCAGGTTCAGTCTTCGAGTCATATTGAAATACGTTCGCAGGAAAGAGGTTATCTCGAAAAGATCTTTGTAGATGAGGGACAGTTTGTAAAGAAAGGTACCCTGCTGTTCAAGATCATGCCCATTATTTACCAGGCAGAAGTAGCAAAAGCAAAAGCCGAAATGGAGTTTGCTGAAATTGAATACAAGAACACCAAAAGTCTTTCCGATAACAATGTTGTATCGCCCAATGAACTTGCGCTTGCCAAAGCAAAGCTGGATAAAGCAAAAGCAGAGCTGGCCTTAGCACAGGCACATTTAGGTTTTACAGAAATACGTGCACCGTTTGATGGTATCATGGATCGTTTTCAGAAACGTTTAGGAAGCCTCATCGACGAAGGCGAATTGCTCACTACACTTTCTGACAACAGCAGGATGTGGGTATACTTTAATGTACCTGAAGCCGAATACCTCGACTATATTCAGAAAGCAAAATCAGCAAGCGCACAAAAAGTGCAACTGCAAATGGCCAACAAAGAATTGTTTGAGTTACCTGGTGTTGTTGAAACCATTGAAGCTGATTTTAATAATGAAACAGGCAACATCGCTTTCAGAGCAACATTCCAAAATCCAAAAGGAATTCTTCGCCACGGTGAAACAGGAAACATTATGATGCCTGTTAATCTAAAAAATGCTGTACTCATTCCGCAAAAAGCAACCTTCGATGTGCTGGATAAAAAGTTTGTGTACATCGTTGATGAAAACAATGTACTGAAGGCAAGACAGATCACCATCGCACAGGAATTACCACACTTATATATCGTTGCTTCGGGGCTTAGGGCAACAGATAAAATTCTTGCAGAAGGTTTAGGTAAGGTGAAGAACAACGAGAAGATCACCTATGATTTTGTTCCTTTTGCAAAAGAATTAGCTGAGTTAAACAATTTACACGCCGAGTAAGGCAGGAACCAAAAAACTATATTACAATGTTTAACAAGTTTATAAAAAGACCGGTTCTTGCTATTGCCTTATCTGTCGTGATCGTTTTCATGGGATTGTTGGCAATTAAAACATCACCGGTTGCACAGTTTCCGGAAATAGCTCCACCAAGGGTAAACATCTTTATTGAGTTTCCCGGATCGAATGCAGACGTATTGGTGAAATCAACACTTACAATCCTCGAACGTGCAATCAATGGTGTACAGGGTATGCAATATATTTTGAGTGATGCTACCAGTGCAAGTGAAGCAACCATTGAAGTAATCTTTGAACCGGGCACCGATCCAACTCTTGCGGCAGTAAGAGTAAAATCAAGGGTTGACCAGGTGATGACCAACTTACCTCCGTTGGTACAACGTGAAGGTGTGATCATCTCTCCGTTACAACCAAGTATGTTGATGTACCTGAACCTGTACAGCAAGGAAAAAAATGTGGATGAAAAATTTCTATTCAACTATGCCAATACGTATATCCTTCCCGAACTGCAACGGATTAAAGGGATGGGCTTTGCACAGGCAATCGGAAGTCGTTCGTTTGCCATACGTGTATGGCTGAATCCGGAACGAATGAGAGCTTACAGTATTTCTGCTGATGAAGTATTGAAAGCAATTGATGAGCAAAGTGTATTGGCAAGACCCGGACGGGTTGGTTTGAGTTCCGGAAAAACGGCGCAATCGCAGGAATATGTGTTTACCTACAAAGGCTGGTACAATACACCTGAGCAATACCAGGATATCATTATCAAAGCCAATTCCAATGGCGAATTACTAAAGCTGAAAGATATTGCTGAAGTTGAAGTTGGAAGTGAATTTGTTGATATCTACTCAAACAAAGACGGGCATCCTTCAGCATCACTTGTACTCAAGCAAAATCCCGGCAGTAATGCGAGTATTGTAATTGAAGAAGTAAAAGCAAAACTGCAGGAATTAAAAAAAGATTTTCCTCCAGGTATTGATTACGAGATCAACTACGATGTATCAAAATTTGTGGACGCATCAATTGAGAAAGTATTGCACACACTGGTTGAAGCATTTATTCTGGTAGCCATTGTGGTGTTTATTTTCCTTGGCGATTGGCGATCTACATTCATCCCCATTCTTGCAGTACCAGTATCACTCATCGGTGCATTTACCTTAATGAAGTTCTTTGGGCTAAGTATCAACCTCATCACCTTATTTGCATTAGTACTTGCCATTGGTGTGGTGGTGGATGATGCCATTGTGGTAGTGGAAGCGGTGCATGTGAAGATGGAAGAAGAAAACCTCTCTCCTTTCGCTGCAGTGAAGAAAGTGATACGGGAGATCAGTGGTGCCATCATTGCCATCACATTAGTAATGATCTCGGTATTTGTTCCTGTTGCATTTATGACGGGACCTGTTGGTGTTCTCTATCGCCAGTTTTCATTGACAATGGCAAGTGCCATTTTCATTTCCGGTTTTGTAGCGCTTACACTTACACCTGTGTTATGTGCCATCTTACTGAAGAACACGCACGGTAAACCAAAAAGGAAAACGCCGATCAGTATGTTTCTCGATTGGTTTAACAGAACCTTCGAACGTGTTACCGGTAAGTACACCAAATTCCTTACGCTGATCGTAAACAGAAGAGTGATTACGTTCGGAGTTTTAATTGCATTTGCGTTTGGTATAGCTGGTGTAAACAAAGTGTTACCTGCAGGATTTATTCCCAGTGAAGACCAGGGACAGATCTATGCCATCATTCAAACACCACCAGGTACAACGCTTGAACGTACCAATGAAATATCAAGAAAGCTTCAGTTCATTGCCAGGAAGATCGAAGGCGTTGCATCAGTTACTTCGCTTGCAGGTTATGAAATTCTTACTGAAGGACGTGGATCAAATGCAGGTACTTGTTTGATCAATTTAAAAGATTGGTCGGAACGAAAGCAATCTGTAAAAGAAGTGA is part of the Lacibacter sediminis genome and harbors:
- a CDS encoding type III PLP-dependent enzyme domain-containing protein, translated to MTNDPRSYQLTNQTYTDLVHQTFNFPQEDFHLQNGYLQFNHLDLKALIDKYGTPMKLTYLPKIGMQIKKAKKMFDTAFKKHRYEGKYFYCYCTKSSHFSFVVEETLKNEVHLETSFAYDIEIINKLYQKKKITKDIQIICNGYKQKSYITRIAKLLNTGFKNVTPILDNKEELQQYKKTVKVPFKVGIRVAAEEEPNFPFYTSRLGIRARDILEFYVDKIEGNEDRFQLKMLHIFLNKGIKDDIYYWSELNKVVNLYCQLKKICPELDSINIGGGFPIKHSLGFEYDYQFMINEIVATIKKTCKKAGVPMPNIYTEFGSFTVGESMAHIYSVLAQKTQNDRENWYMIDSSFITTLPDTWGIGEKFLMLPINKWDNDYQRVVLGGITCDSHDYYDSEEHINEVFLPKLNGDSAAEPLYVGFFHTGAYQDQISGYGGIKHCMIPSPKHIIVGHDKNGKLVDWVYAKEQTAQSMLKILGY
- the rplT gene encoding 50S ribosomal protein L20 codes for the protein MPRSVNAVASKQRRKRILKQAKGFYGKRKNVYTVAKNVVEKGMTYSYVGRKLKKREYRALWIARINAAVREEGLTYSVFINKLKAKNIDLDRKILADLAMNEPESFKQLVASVK
- the rpmI gene encoding 50S ribosomal protein L35 — protein: MPKVKTNSSAKKRFKVTGTGKIMHQKSFKRHILTKKSKKRKRNMRMDGEVAQSHVHFVKRLLRLK
- the infC gene encoding translation initiation factor IF-3, with the translated sequence MAFPQRPPRGRFIPRKEPEHRINHMIRVPEVRLVGDNIEVGVYPTQKALQIAQDLGLDLVEISPQAVPPVCKAIDYNKFLYEKKKKEKEMKSKSKSAELKEIRFTPNTDDHDFDFKAKHAENFLKEGNKVKAYVQFKGRAIQFKERGELVLLKFAERLKDAGQVEGFPKLEGKRMLMIIAPRTAKKKKENAE
- the thrS gene encoding threonine--tRNA ligase, whose amino-acid sequence is MKISFPDGAVREYEQGASALDIAKSISEGLARKVLAANVNGQVWDLTRPINNDSSLKLLTWDDAEGKNTFWHSSAHLMAEAVESLFPGVKFWVGPALEKGFYYDMDLGDKKMNEEDLGILEKKMNELAKKNSPYQRKEISKQDAVAYFSEKGDEYKLDLLQNLEDGGITLYSQGEFTDLCRGPHIPHTGFIKAIKLTSIAGAYWKGDEKNKQLTRVYGVTFPSQKELDEYLAMLEEAKKRDHRKLGKELGIYTMDDDVGQGLPLWMPNGTIIIEELEKLAKETEGAAGYKRVVTPHIAKESMYLTSGHLPYYADSMFPPMEMDGEKYYLKAMNCPHHHKIFDAEPKSYKDLPYRIAEYGTCYRYEQSGELFGLMRVRCLHMNDAHIYCNRDQFADEFRAVNDMYLKYFKIFGVDKYVMRLSLHDPAKLGQKYVNEPELWQETEAMVRRVLIESNIPFIEVQDEAAFYGPKIDVQIWSIIGREFTLATNQVDFNSGNKFKLSFTNQSNQPEVPLIIHRAPLGTHERFIGFLLEHYAGKFPLWLAPLQVKILPISDKFMDYAKTLLNKLKKADIRAEIDDRSEKIGKKIRDTELARVPYMLVVGEKEVNEGKVAVRKQGKGDAGVFDADEFIAAATLEIKERKSE
- a CDS encoding efflux RND transporter periplasmic adaptor subunit — its product is MKRIFILAIVATVFIFSSCKHKTEEKEAETKFLVTSPIERDTIVYKEYVGQVQSSSHIEIRSQERGYLEKIFVDEGQFVKKGTLLFKIMPIIYQAEVAKAKAEMEFAEIEYKNTKSLSDNNVVSPNELALAKAKLDKAKAELALAQAHLGFTEIRAPFDGIMDRFQKRLGSLIDEGELLTTLSDNSRMWVYFNVPEAEYLDYIQKAKSASAQKVQLQMANKELFELPGVVETIEADFNNETGNIAFRATFQNPKGILRHGETGNIMMPVNLKNAVLIPQKATFDVLDKKFVYIVDENNVLKARQITIAQELPHLYIVASGLRATDKILAEGLGKVKNNEKITYDFVPFAKELAELNNLHAE
- a CDS encoding efflux RND transporter permease subunit, producing MFNKFIKRPVLAIALSVVIVFMGLLAIKTSPVAQFPEIAPPRVNIFIEFPGSNADVLVKSTLTILERAINGVQGMQYILSDATSASEATIEVIFEPGTDPTLAAVRVKSRVDQVMTNLPPLVQREGVIISPLQPSMLMYLNLYSKEKNVDEKFLFNYANTYILPELQRIKGMGFAQAIGSRSFAIRVWLNPERMRAYSISADEVLKAIDEQSVLARPGRVGLSSGKTAQSQEYVFTYKGWYNTPEQYQDIIIKANSNGELLKLKDIAEVEVGSEFVDIYSNKDGHPSASLVLKQNPGSNASIVIEEVKAKLQELKKDFPPGIDYEINYDVSKFVDASIEKVLHTLVEAFILVAIVVFIFLGDWRSTFIPILAVPVSLIGAFTLMKFFGLSINLITLFALVLAIGVVVDDAIVVVEAVHVKMEEENLSPFAAVKKVIREISGAIIAITLVMISVFVPVAFMTGPVGVLYRQFSLTMASAIFISGFVALTLTPVLCAILLKNTHGKPKRKTPISMFLDWFNRTFERVTGKYTKFLTLIVNRRVITFGVLIAFAFGIAGVNKVLPAGFIPSEDQGQIYAIIQTPPGTTLERTNEISRKLQFIARKIEGVASVTSLAGYEILTEGRGSNAGTCLINLKDWSERKQSVKEVIEELEKESKDLPANIEYFEPPAVPGYGTSDGFSLRLLDKGSDVDYQEFDRVNAEFLAELKKRKELNGLFSFYSAKYPQYEIIVDNELAMQKGVSVGDAMENLNIMIGSTYEQGFIRFNNYYKVYTQAGPEFRKQPSDILNMFIKNDHGEMVPYSAFMKIKKTQGPNEIARYNLYISSLINGIPAKGYSSGDAIRAIKEVAAQKLPRGYDIAWEGLSYDEARRGNEALYLFLVVLFFVYLILAAQYESFLLPFAVLLSLPPGIFGSFLLLKSMGLANDVYAQVGLIMLVGLLGKNAVLIVEFAVQKHNKGATVLDAAIEGAKARFRPILMTSFAFIAGLIPLVLATGPGAVGNHTIGASALGGMLFGTVFGVIIVPGLYFIFGKLSEGRHLIRDEDENPLSEDFVEGGSDAALSKRIKKIIKRIRNKKEDENENNS